The following proteins come from a genomic window of Fontisubflavum oceani:
- the glmM gene encoding phosphoglucosamine mutase: MTRKLFGTDGVRGRANEFPMTAELALRLGAAAGRYFRTDGSRAHRVVIGKDTRLSGYMIETALTAGFTSTGMNVLLLGPVPTPAVGLLTPSMRADVGVMISASHNPATDNGIKLFGPDGFKLSDEAEAEIEALVASDIQPAQAQNIGRAKRIDDGRFRYVERVKSTFPAGLRLDGLKVVVDCANGAAYRAAPEVLWELGAEVIAIGVNPDGFNINDGVGSTAPQAAMAKIKETGADLGICLDGDADRVMLIDETGTLADGDQIMALFANRWAAEGRLKGQTLAATVMSNLGLERFLAERSIDLHRTPVGDRYVVEAMRTHGLNLGGEQSGHIVMTDYATTGDGLIAGLQFLAEMVRTGQPASTLARSFETVPQLLKNVRYQTGQVPLDTPSVQAAIAAGEAKLNGHGRLLIRKSGTEPLIRVMAEAEDEALMVSVVDEIVGAVEAAI; the protein is encoded by the coding sequence ACGGACGGCAGTCGGGCGCACCGGGTGGTGATCGGCAAAGACACGCGGCTCTCAGGTTATATGATTGAGACGGCATTGACGGCGGGCTTCACGTCCACCGGGATGAATGTGCTGTTGCTCGGTCCGGTGCCAACGCCGGCAGTCGGGCTTCTGACACCCTCGATGCGCGCGGATGTCGGCGTGATGATTTCCGCGTCGCACAACCCGGCAACCGACAATGGCATTAAGCTCTTTGGCCCCGATGGGTTCAAACTGAGCGATGAGGCCGAGGCCGAGATCGAAGCGCTTGTCGCCTCGGATATTCAACCGGCGCAAGCGCAGAATATTGGCCGCGCCAAACGGATTGATGATGGCCGGTTCCGCTATGTCGAACGGGTGAAAAGCACGTTTCCGGCAGGGTTGCGGCTCGACGGGCTGAAAGTCGTCGTGGATTGCGCCAATGGCGCGGCTTATCGGGCGGCGCCCGAGGTGCTGTGGGAACTTGGCGCCGAGGTGATCGCAATCGGGGTGAACCCGGATGGGTTCAACATCAACGATGGGGTTGGGTCCACCGCGCCGCAGGCGGCGATGGCGAAGATCAAAGAGACCGGGGCCGATCTCGGCATTTGTCTTGATGGTGACGCCGATCGGGTGATGCTGATCGATGAGACAGGCACTCTGGCCGATGGCGATCAGATCATGGCGCTTTTCGCCAATCGGTGGGCCGCCGAAGGCCGCCTGAAGGGCCAAACTTTGGCTGCGACGGTGATGTCCAATCTGGGGTTGGAGCGGTTCCTTGCCGAGCGCTCGATTGACCTGCACCGCACGCCAGTGGGCGACCGCTATGTGGTTGAGGCGATGCGAACCCATGGGCTGAACCTGGGCGGCGAGCAATCCGGCCATATCGTGATGACGGATTACGCAACGACGGGCGATGGATTGATTGCCGGTCTGCAATTCCTGGCTGAGATGGTGCGCACCGGCCAGCCCGCCAGCACCCTGGCGCGGAGCTTCGAGACGGTGCCGCAACTTCTCAAGAATGTGCGCTATCAGACCGGGCAAGTGCCTTTGGACACGCCTTCCGTCCAAGCCGCCATCGCCGCTGGTGAGGCCAAGCTCAATGGCCATGGGCGGCTCTTGATCCGGAAATCCGGCACCGAACCCCTGATCCGGGTGATGGCCGAGGCGGAAGATGAAGCGCTTATGGTATCGGTGGTCGATGAGATCGTCGGCGCGGTCGAAGCGGCGATCTGA
- the msrB gene encoding peptide-methionine (R)-S-oxide reductase MsrB: protein MDRRVFLGGAVSASVFLGQPSWAAIAPGPFEVERTDAEWRAMLTDLQYRVMRQGGTERSGSSPLDDEHRRGRFHCRGCDLRLYHSRHKYDSGTGWPSFWDVLPNAIGTMEDRRLLRVRTECHCRRCGSHLGHIFGDGPQPTGLRHCLNGVSLVFRPA from the coding sequence ATGGATCGACGGGTATTTCTAGGCGGTGCGGTCTCAGCGTCGGTATTTTTGGGACAGCCGTCATGGGCGGCCATTGCGCCGGGACCGTTCGAAGTGGAACGCACCGATGCGGAATGGCGCGCGATGTTGACCGATTTGCAGTATCGGGTGATGCGTCAGGGCGGCACGGAGCGCTCCGGGTCAAGCCCGCTCGACGACGAGCATCGCCGAGGCCGGTTCCACTGCCGGGGCTGCGATCTGCGCCTCTATCACTCGCGCCACAAATATGACAGCGGGACGGGTTGGCCGAGTTTCTGGGATGTGCTGCCGAATGCGATCGGGACAATGGAGGACCGTCGATTGCTGCGGGTGCGGACTGAGTGCCATTGCCGCCGCTGCGGCTCGCATCTGGGGCATATTTTCGGCGATGGGCCGCAACCGACGGGGCTGCGGCATTGTTTGAATGGCGTGTCCTTGGTGTTTCGCCCAGCCTGA
- the cobS gene encoding cobaltochelatase subunit CobS yields MSSDQKPTEEISVRETFGIDSDMKVKAFAEATDRVPALDTTYKFDPDTTLAILAGFSHNRRVMIQGYHGTGKSTHIEQVAARLNWPAVRVNLDSHISRIDLIGKDAIKLRDGKQVTEFHEGILPWALRNPVAIVFDEYDAGRADVMFVIQRVLEHDGKLTLLDQNEIITPHPSFRLFATANTVGLGDTTGLYHGVQQINQAQMDRWSLVATLNYLSHDAETAIVLAKNPLYNTEHGRKQIAQMVTVADLTRTAFMNGELSTVMSPRTVINWAENAAIFRNIGYAFRLTFLNKCDELERQTVAEFYQRCFDEELPESAVSMSMG; encoded by the coding sequence ATGAGCAGTGATCAAAAACCCACCGAAGAGATTTCCGTCCGCGAAACCTTTGGCATCGACAGCGATATGAAGGTCAAAGCCTTCGCCGAGGCCACCGACCGTGTGCCCGCGTTGGACACGACCTATAAATTCGACCCCGACACGACTTTGGCCATCCTGGCGGGCTTCAGCCATAATCGCCGGGTGATGATCCAGGGCTATCACGGCACCGGTAAATCGACCCATATCGAACAGGTCGCCGCGCGCCTGAACTGGCCCGCCGTCCGCGTCAATCTCGACAGCCATATCAGCCGGATCGACCTGATCGGCAAAGACGCGATCAAGCTCCGGGACGGCAAGCAGGTGACCGAGTTCCACGAAGGCATCCTGCCTTGGGCGCTCCGCAACCCTGTCGCCATCGTCTTCGACGAATATGATGCGGGCCGCGCCGATGTGATGTTCGTCATCCAGCGGGTGCTGGAGCATGACGGCAAGCTGACGCTGCTCGACCAAAACGAGATCATCACGCCGCACCCGTCCTTCCGCCTCTTTGCGACCGCGAACACGGTCGGCTTGGGCGACACAACGGGCCTTTATCATGGCGTGCAGCAGATCAACCAAGCGCAGATGGACCGTTGGTCCCTCGTCGCAACGTTGAATTACCTGTCCCATGACGCGGAGACCGCCATCGTTCTGGCGAAAAACCCGCTCTACAACACCGAGCATGGCCGCAAGCAAATCGCGCAGATGGTCACCGTCGCCGATCTGACCCGGACCGCCTTTATGAATGGTGAGCTATCGACAGTCATGTCGCCACGGACCGTGATCAATTGGGCCGAAAATGCCGCGATCTTCCGTAATATCGGGTATGCCTTCCGCCTGACCTTCCTCAACAAATGTGATGAGTTGGAACGCCAGACTGTGGCGGAATTCTATCAGCGCTGCTTTGACGAGGAACTGCCGGAAAGCGCCGTCTCGATGAGCATGGGATAA